The following coding sequences are from one Formosa haliotis window:
- a CDS encoding helix-turn-helix domain-containing protein, whose product MQHFKTLSSYLDYLELPRPEHPMLSIFNSKGDGILPCPRESSPPITNECYSISLKKFVKGNLNYGRTAYDFTNGALIFIAPRQVLQWDSSVVFEQKGFSITFHEDFLKGTKLAQQIKKYGFFSYTVNEALHLSPKEEKQIKAIVDNIDIEYQNNQDAFSKDIIISQLDTLFKYANRFYERQFLNRKELSTDLLEQFNKYVTEYFESGNLQEKGIPSIEQIANNMGVSQRYLSDTLKKETGKTTTEHLQFLLIDEAKNILLQPHKSISEVAYELGFEYPPYFSRLFKKKEGLSPSSYREQCKLN is encoded by the coding sequence ATGCAACATTTTAAAACCTTATCATCGTATTTAGATTATCTAGAACTTCCTCGACCTGAGCATCCCATGCTAAGTATTTTTAACTCAAAAGGTGATGGAATTTTACCTTGTCCGAGAGAAAGTTCGCCACCAATTACAAACGAATGCTACTCTATAAGCTTAAAAAAGTTTGTAAAAGGCAATTTAAATTACGGACGAACAGCATACGATTTTACCAATGGTGCATTAATTTTCATTGCGCCAAGACAAGTGTTGCAATGGGATAGCAGTGTGGTATTTGAGCAAAAAGGTTTTTCTATAACCTTTCATGAAGATTTTTTAAAAGGCACCAAACTAGCACAACAAATTAAAAAATACGGGTTCTTTTCATACACTGTAAATGAGGCATTACACCTTTCTCCAAAGGAAGAAAAACAAATAAAAGCTATTGTAGATAATATTGATATTGAATACCAGAACAATCAAGATGCCTTTAGCAAAGACATTATTATTTCGCAGCTAGACACGCTTTTTAAATATGCCAACCGATTTTACGAAAGACAATTTTTAAACAGAAAAGAATTATCTACCGATTTATTAGAACAATTTAATAAATATGTAACGGAATATTTTGAATCTGGAAATCTACAAGAAAAAGGAATTCCCAGTATAGAACAAATCGCTAATAACATGGGGGTGTCACAGCGCTATTTAAGCGATACTTTAAAAAAAGAAACAGGTAAAACCACAACCGAGCATTTGCAATTCTTATTAATTGATGAGGCAAAAAACATTTTATTACAACCCCATAAAAGCATTTCGGAAGTGGCCTACGAATTAGGGTTTGAATACCCTCCCTACTTTTCGAGATTATTCAAAAAGAAGGAAGGATTAAGTCCGTCTTCATACAGAGAACAATGTAAATTAAATTAA
- a CDS encoding SDR family oxidoreductase codes for MKTNQFGKQGWTPDRIENLNGKTFVITGTTSGTGFEATKILLSKGAKVVMLNRNPKKSKATMAALKRALGNTIDLVSIQMDLADQNSVKRAAQDVLNTVSKIDALICNAAIAQVPKQILTTDGFESQLGVNHYGNFLLQGLLYPRIEASKGRIVVVGSMGYNLGIKTIQFNDMNWDKNYNPNGVYSQSKLAQIMSVYELQDRIKKSKNQEVKVYACHPGASRTSLIKTSGSLMTRFVWQLMKLSPFVQSAEKGAYPELMCAIEPNLDQQAFYGPTGRNYWTGPVGECTLQPHAKDKTVAEKLWEVSEKATKFKWNL; via the coding sequence ATGAAAACAAATCAATTTGGAAAACAAGGTTGGACACCAGACCGCATAGAAAATTTAAATGGAAAAACATTTGTAATCACTGGAACTACCAGTGGTACAGGTTTTGAAGCCACAAAAATATTACTCTCTAAGGGTGCAAAAGTTGTCATGCTTAATAGAAACCCAAAAAAGTCGAAGGCCACTATGGCTGCATTAAAGCGAGCCCTTGGTAATACTATAGACCTCGTGTCTATACAAATGGATTTAGCAGACCAAAATTCTGTTAAAAGGGCTGCCCAAGATGTACTAAATACGGTATCAAAAATAGATGCACTTATTTGTAATGCTGCCATTGCACAGGTTCCTAAACAAATACTAACAACAGATGGTTTTGAAAGTCAGCTTGGCGTAAATCATTATGGAAACTTCTTATTACAAGGCTTACTTTACCCAAGAATAGAAGCTTCTAAAGGACGCATTGTAGTTGTTGGCAGTATGGGTTATAATTTAGGTATTAAAACCATTCAGTTTAATGATATGAATTGGGACAAGAACTACAATCCTAATGGGGTTTATAGTCAAAGTAAATTAGCACAAATAATGAGTGTTTACGAATTACAAGATCGCATAAAAAAGAGTAAAAATCAGGAGGTAAAAGTTTATGCTTGTCACCCCGGTGCCTCTCGAACCTCTTTAATTAAAACAAGTGGAAGTTTAATGACGCGATTTGTTTGGCAGCTCATGAAATTATCCCCTTTTGTACAATCGGCAGAAAAAGGAGCGTATCCAGAATTAATGTGTGCCATCGAGCCAAACCTAGACCAGCAAGCTTTTTACGGACCTACAGGAAGAAACTACTGGACAGGCCCTGTTGGGGAATGTACCTTACAGCCACATGCTAAGGATAAGACAGTAGCAGAAAAATTGTGGGAAGTTTCAGAAAAGGCTACAAAGTTCAAGTGGAATTTATAA
- a CDS encoding PKD-like domain-containing protein: MHNFTLHAFLSRKSSITELVNTISFKIIGLFILLFGMFTLGTHGVFAKAPVLNSFSTSYNYTYSKTKNLYGLENSSELTPIQQLSQPGEIQGPQNVCPGTTVTYSVPQVTNATEYIWTLPTGLTIIDGANTNSITVSIESSAPFGQVHIKVVAKNNTVTSQDRQKVIDIKRLSVAPTTIRFDNTNFSGSNICINHTGQNENINLTVSGGVLGEGARPKWYEGSCNGTLKKEGNDLPVNLLEGQSKTFYVNYQGTCNTTDCITVTVTRGGSLDGTSIGAITGQQEVCKNSNNITYTVPEVSNAANYTWTLPPGASSTTGNLVTTTNSITVNYVNASAGNVTVVANGVGDCGGNSLKSSLVINIEDVPNAPSFINPVSNICYGDSQTYTVSEIPGATSYNWTVPNGASIVSGNGTRSITVNFNTASSGNITVTAVNACGTGNTSTLPITINNVPNNPGPITGPTAVCPEQTMVEYTIPSLPNTTSYDWRISNGSATFNGTSNTNSIALDISNIPSNNFTISVVGVNACGESALASELIIHSNIVPIAPSNITATQEIICAGFSTTLTANGGTLGTNGAVEWFTNSCGGTPVSGGTGNTITVSPTNTTTYFARYKGDCGETSCAQITINVVQPVDSAGSIVGNEIVCKGDTNVTYTVPTIENATSYIWTVSTGASITSTPPYSNSITVDYSNSTSSVDISVKGTNEVCGEGNPSSLTVTMNTPSVAPSNITATQETICAGFSTTLTANGGTLGTNGAVEWFTNSCGGTLISGGTGNTITVSPTNTTTYFARYKGDCGETSCAQITITVNPIPTVIATPTSQIVCSEETITDIVLTNPNNVNGTTFSWESNIDDVSGLSFISTSTSNTISGSFLNTTGAPQTAIFTIKASANSCESIETTATVTVNPEPVISVNLPSQTICSEGSISAINIINENSVSGISYTWTRDNSTNITGMNASGSGSPISGALTNTSGVIQTTTFTITASANGCTSETTATVSVNPEPVISVNLPSQTICSEDSFTPINIINENNVSGISFTWTRDNTTNLIGMNTSGNGSPITGALTNTSGVIQTTTFTITASANGCTSKTTATVTVNPEPVVSVNLPSQTICSEDSISAINILNDNNVSGISFTWTRDNTTNLTGIDAGGTGSPISGTLTNTSGVVQTTTFTITASANGCTSETTATITVNPKPELSATFTPEICSGETTDISIVDENNVDKSLTYVWSRNNTSGITGPSNGDSNNIAINLTNTTNTIQTTTFTVTANSEYNCISEPLTVTISVNPSPTISATNTLQTICNGESINDIILSNPNDVSGVSYSWTRNNTTGITGLESGTGSSISGSLTNVTNSPQTTTFTITATANGCASEITTATITVNPDLVIAIDPDLRPGVNETICSDSSITPIQILNVNNVDDVKYFWERTDDFSSSVSGMENGTGPNISGTLTSTHNRNRIVKFKAWAELNGCISNVIEGIEIRVTPIPIVQVNPTTQAICDGDSFSMNFDTTNSTNNTNYSWEITNLPAGVTTSSPSGTGITASGTFTNATTETQTVTFTITATRAGCSTTTTATVDVYAQFTKPEIGDDQAVCLYSYPTPLQFINPNLGGSGNYSYQWQRSENANNEFTDINGANSITYQPPRVPLWPWDAVNYYYRVVVSDECGTETSNIIFIQVITDAGFNIESTGKPEGFQCPGDDFTISISSIHGRWTAVRYSWSSNSEFFSPASGGPVGTTDDPDGWWDIFRESEGSTDQIILQNNTNETVTSQFEITPHVYDYSNNPTEDDLICSISPEIIDVTIYPTPKILSVTAEEENICSGTSTTILVDGNITDADMSFSWTRNETTDVTGANSGESTSADIDDNNVFTLSNELINTSTSPITVTYTITPKSTTCDLTGEPKTIEITVLPFIEAVASYSGTLENCDDTTVNLQANNNIAGVWTALPLGGVFSSTTDPNAIFTGESGTNYTLTWTISNGELCGDSSAEVVVNIPACSGNDFEFNGINTSVNFGNAYNLVGPFSIEIWAKPNSDSGNQTIFSKRSSTNTTSGYDLTLSGTSIQFNYNDGGTISASGLSDTRWYHIAVTYNGSIYKLYIDGVEKATAAGNGVQTNSGLALLGAKQTATLPNNFYNGWLDELRIWNKALSVDQIREMMNQEIQDNSGKVRGVVIPENISGDLNWNSNLVDYYQMGSSVQNGILTSAKGSTTGVLRNMTDIQQETAPLPYNTFASGNWDTESTWANGAVNQLPNSTDIDWNIVKINHNVNISSERETTVLGLIVEDNTLTVLDETPLYVSKYLKLDGTLKLDGEAQLLQPEGSLVDYTGAGGLLRDQKGTKNVYNYNYWASPVSTAGNVNSRTYSLQDILHVGSTPVGWTADFNGAAGNPPSISTRWLYTFYDAIANMNSWNKITQNEEIPVGSGFIMKGTSADSYTFIGQPNNGDYLASVTAGNDALVGNPYPSAIDANTFITDNETILNDGGNNGEIRYWKQASTNNSHVTKEYLGGYASYNLTGGTPGVAPEGIAGSGDASEFVPGRYVPVAQGFFITAGQSGNVIFNNGQRIFKTQTDGVTFSRSVSTSSNEDNEVQRLRLSFKNPDNAIRQLLLGFTPDNAATDGIDFGYDATNFQNLPNDMLFLINNKTYIIQGVGAFDESKQYPLAVLMGKDGNIEISLKELENFDTPIDVYIYDSYSDTYTQINNSKYKTHLDKGDYMDRYFLAFKDENKLDIVENEFNSIKINYLNQTNEIHIKTPDYTEIKQVYLVNILGQTVQTWNATNAPLSQNCKIPVRRVSEGNYIIKVETTNGVKSNKISIKY; this comes from the coding sequence ATGCATAACTTTACTTTACACGCTTTTTTATCTAGAAAATCTAGTATCACCGAATTGGTGAATACTATTTCATTTAAAATTATAGGATTATTCATACTACTTTTTGGTATGTTTACGCTTGGTACTCATGGTGTATTTGCTAAAGCACCTGTTTTAAATTCATTTAGTACTTCATATAATTATACCTACTCAAAAACTAAAAATCTATACGGACTTGAGAATTCTTCTGAATTGACACCTATTCAACAATTAAGCCAACCTGGAGAAATACAAGGACCGCAAAATGTCTGTCCTGGTACAACAGTAACGTACAGTGTACCTCAAGTTACTAATGCCACAGAGTATATTTGGACTTTACCTACAGGTCTCACTATTATTGATGGCGCAAATACAAATAGTATTACGGTATCTATTGAGAGCTCCGCACCATTTGGTCAAGTGCATATTAAAGTTGTAGCCAAAAACAATACAGTAACAAGTCAGGACAGACAGAAAGTCATTGATATAAAAAGATTGTCTGTGGCTCCAACAACAATAAGATTTGATAATACAAATTTTTCTGGGTCTAATATCTGCATTAACCATACAGGTCAGAATGAAAATATAAATCTAACTGTAAGTGGGGGTGTTTTAGGAGAAGGTGCTAGACCAAAATGGTATGAAGGAAGTTGCAATGGAACTTTAAAAAAGGAAGGAAATGATTTACCTGTAAATCTACTTGAAGGGCAATCTAAAACGTTTTATGTAAACTATCAAGGCACTTGTAATACTACAGATTGCATCACTGTTACAGTAACAAGAGGTGGTTCTTTAGACGGCACTTCTATTGGTGCAATTACTGGACAACAAGAGGTCTGTAAAAACTCAAACAATATAACTTACACCGTTCCAGAAGTTAGCAATGCTGCTAATTATACTTGGACACTTCCGCCTGGTGCTTCGTCTACAACAGGAAATTTAGTAACGACCACAAATAGTATCACAGTAAATTATGTAAATGCTAGCGCTGGAAATGTAACGGTGGTTGCTAATGGAGTTGGTGATTGTGGAGGTAACTCATTGAAATCTAGCCTTGTAATTAATATTGAAGACGTACCAAACGCACCTAGTTTCATTAATCCTGTTTCTAATATTTGTTATGGAGATTCTCAAACTTATACAGTCTCAGAAATTCCTGGAGCGACTTCATACAATTGGACAGTCCCTAATGGAGCCTCTATAGTTTCTGGTAATGGAACTCGATCTATAACTGTAAATTTTAATACGGCTTCAAGTGGTAATATTACTGTAACTGCAGTAAATGCGTGCGGCACTGGAAATACTTCAACATTACCAATAACTATTAATAATGTTCCAAATAATCCCGGTCCTATTACTGGCCCTACAGCAGTATGCCCAGAACAAACTATGGTAGAGTACACAATCCCTAGCCTACCTAATACAACGTCCTATGACTGGAGAATTTCTAATGGCTCAGCTACTTTTAACGGAACTTCAAACACCAACTCAATTGCTTTAGACATTTCTAACATACCTTCAAATAATTTTACAATATCTGTAGTTGGTGTGAATGCATGCGGGGAAAGCGCTTTGGCTTCTGAATTAATTATACATTCTAATATTGTACCCATAGCTCCTTCAAATATTACGGCTACACAAGAAATTATTTGTGCTGGATTTTCAACTACACTTACTGCCAATGGCGGAACATTAGGTACAAATGGTGCTGTTGAATGGTTTACAAATTCCTGTGGTGGAACTCCTGTTTCTGGTGGAACTGGTAATACTATTACAGTATCTCCTACCAACACAACTACCTATTTTGCTCGTTATAAAGGGGATTGCGGAGAAACATCTTGTGCGCAAATCACAATTAATGTCGTTCAACCTGTAGATTCGGCAGGTAGCATCGTAGGAAACGAAATTGTTTGTAAGGGTGATACGAATGTAACTTATACCGTCCCTACCATTGAAAATGCAACAAGTTATATATGGACGGTATCAACAGGTGCTAGTATTACTTCAACACCTCCTTATTCTAATAGTATTACAGTCGATTATTCTAACTCTACATCATCTGTAGATATTTCTGTTAAAGGAACCAATGAGGTTTGCGGAGAAGGTAATCCATCATCACTAACTGTCACAATGAATACTCCTTCAGTAGCTCCTTCAAATATTACAGCTACACAAGAAACTATTTGTGCTGGATTTTCAACTACACTTACTGCCAATGGCGGAACATTAGGTACAAATGGTGCTGTTGAATGGTTTACAAATTCCTGTGGTGGTACTCTTATTTCTGGTGGAACTGGTAATACCATTACAGTATCTCCTACCAACACAACTACCTATTTTGCTCGTTACAAAGGGGATTGCGGAGAAACATCTTGTGCGCAAATTACGATAACGGTTAATCCTATTCCTACGGTTATAGCAACTCCTACATCACAAATTGTTTGTTCTGAAGAAACAATTACTGATATTGTACTAACTAATCCAAACAATGTAAATGGAACAACTTTTTCATGGGAAAGTAATATTGACGATGTAAGTGGATTATCATTTATTTCAACAAGTACTTCTAATACAATTTCAGGAAGCTTTTTAAACACTACTGGGGCTCCACAAACGGCAATATTTACAATCAAAGCTTCTGCAAACAGCTGCGAATCTATAGAAACGACTGCCACAGTAACTGTTAACCCGGAACCTGTGATTTCTGTTAATCTGCCAAGTCAAACCATTTGTAGCGAAGGTTCAATTTCAGCTATAAATATTATTAACGAGAATAGTGTTAGTGGAATTTCATATACATGGACTCGAGATAACTCTACCAATATTACTGGAATGAATGCTAGTGGAAGTGGCTCTCCTATTTCAGGGGCCTTAACCAATACCTCTGGAGTTATTCAAACTACCACATTCACAATTACTGCTTCAGCTAATGGTTGTACCAGCGAAACGACTGCTACGGTATCTGTTAATCCGGAACCTGTAATTTCTGTTAATTTGCCTAGTCAAACCATATGTAGTGAAGATTCCTTTACACCTATAAATATTATTAATGAGAATAACGTTAGCGGAATTTCATTTACCTGGACTCGAGATAATACTACCAACCTTATTGGAATGAATACAAGTGGAAATGGCTCACCTATTACGGGAGCTTTAACCAATACTTCTGGAGTTATTCAAACTACTACATTCACAATTACTGCTTCTGCTAATGGTTGTACCAGCAAAACAACTGCCACAGTAACTGTTAACCCGGAACCTGTGGTTTCTGTTAATCTACCTAGTCAAACCATTTGTAGTGAAGACTCTATATCTGCTATAAACATTCTTAATGATAATAACGTTAGTGGCATTTCATTTACCTGGACTCGCGACAATACTACGAACCTTACTGGAATTGATGCTGGCGGAACAGGATCTCCAATTTCTGGAACTTTGACAAATACCTCTGGAGTTGTACAAACTACTACATTCACGATTACAGCTTCAGCTAACGGTTGTACCAGCGAAACGACCGCTACAATAACAGTTAACCCGAAACCAGAACTAAGTGCCACGTTTACTCCTGAAATTTGTTCTGGAGAAACTACGGACATATCTATTGTAGATGAAAATAACGTAGACAAATCTTTAACTTACGTTTGGTCTAGAAATAATACATCTGGAATTACAGGACCTTCAAATGGCGATAGTAATAATATTGCTATTAATTTAACAAACACAACTAATACAATACAAACTACTACATTTACGGTTACTGCCAATTCTGAATATAATTGTATTTCCGAACCATTAACCGTTACAATTTCCGTTAACCCTAGTCCTACCATTTCTGCTACAAATACCTTGCAAACTATTTGTAATGGAGAAAGTATTAATGACATTATTTTAAGTAATCCTAATGATGTTTCAGGTGTTAGTTACAGTTGGACACGTAACAATACTACAGGAATTACCGGTTTAGAGAGCGGTACTGGGTCCTCAATATCTGGATCTTTAACTAACGTAACGAATTCCCCACAAACAACGACGTTTACTATTACTGCAACGGCTAATGGCTGTGCTAGCGAAATAACAACAGCTACTATAACGGTAAATCCTGATCTTGTAATTGCGATAGACCCAGATTTAAGACCTGGTGTTAATGAAACTATATGTAGTGACAGCTCAATAACTCCTATTCAGATTTTAAATGTTAATAATGTTGACGATGTAAAGTATTTTTGGGAGCGGACGGATGATTTTTCATCTTCCGTTTCTGGAATGGAGAATGGAACAGGTCCCAATATATCAGGTACGCTTACAAGTACACATAACAGAAACAGAATAGTTAAATTTAAGGCTTGGGCTGAACTAAATGGTTGTATAAGTAACGTTATTGAAGGTATTGAAATTAGAGTTACTCCAATTCCAATTGTCCAAGTCAATCCTACTACACAAGCTATTTGCGATGGAGATTCATTCTCTATGAATTTTGATACCACGAATTCTACGAATAACACAAACTATTCTTGGGAAATTACAAATCTACCTGCTGGAGTAACAACAAGTAGCCCGTCTGGTACAGGAATCACAGCTTCAGGTACATTTACAAATGCAACTACAGAGACACAAACCGTGACATTTACAATTACCGCTACAAGGGCTGGTTGTAGTACTACTACCACGGCTACAGTTGATGTTTATGCACAATTTACCAAACCTGAAATTGGAGATGACCAGGCCGTATGTTTATATTCCTATCCTACACCTCTACAATTTATAAACCCTAACCTAGGTGGTTCTGGCAATTATTCTTATCAATGGCAACGTAGTGAAAATGCTAATAATGAATTTACAGACATAAATGGTGCCAATTCTATTACATATCAACCTCCAAGAGTGCCTCTTTGGCCTTGGGATGCTGTAAATTATTATTACAGAGTTGTTGTCTCTGATGAGTGTGGCACAGAAACTAGTAATATTATATTTATCCAAGTTATCACTGACGCGGGATTTAATATAGAATCTACGGGAAAACCAGAAGGTTTTCAATGCCCTGGAGATGATTTCACAATATCGATAAGTTCAATTCATGGAAGGTGGACAGCAGTAAGATACTCATGGTCATCTAATTCAGAGTTTTTCTCTCCTGCTTCAGGAGGACCTGTAGGAACTACCGATGATCCCGACGGTTGGTGGGATATATTTAGAGAATCTGAAGGAAGTACAGATCAAATAATATTACAAAATAACACCAATGAAACCGTGACGAGTCAATTTGAAATCACACCTCACGTTTACGATTACTCAAACAATCCTACTGAGGATGATCTAATTTGTAGTATTTCTCCGGAAATTATAGACGTTACAATTTATCCTACTCCAAAAATACTTTCAGTAACAGCTGAAGAAGAAAATATATGTAGTGGTACAAGTACTACTATCCTTGTTGATGGAAATATTACAGATGCGGATATGTCGTTTAGTTGGACTAGGAATGAAACAACAGATGTTACAGGAGCTAATAGTGGAGAATCAACTTCTGCAGATATAGATGACAACAATGTATTTACATTAAGTAATGAATTAATTAATACATCAACTAGCCCAATAACAGTAACCTATACTATAACTCCAAAATCAACAACTTGTGATCTAACTGGTGAACCAAAAACCATTGAGATTACCGTATTACCTTTTATAGAAGCCGTAGCGAGTTACTCAGGAACTTTAGAAAACTGCGATGACACTACCGTGAACTTACAGGCAAATAATAATATCGCTGGAGTTTGGACTGCTTTACCTTTAGGAGGTGTGTTCTCTAGCACTACAGATCCTAATGCAATTTTTACAGGAGAAAGTGGTACAAATTACACATTAACGTGGACCATTAGTAATGGCGAACTCTGTGGAGATAGCAGTGCAGAAGTGGTTGTAAATATTCCTGCTTGTTCTGGTAACGATTTCGAATTTAATGGGATAAATACTTCTGTTAATTTTGGGAATGCATATAATTTAGTAGGCCCTTTTAGTATCGAAATTTGGGCTAAACCAAATAGTGACTCTGGAAACCAAACGATTTTCTCTAAACGTAGTAGTACCAATACCACGTCTGGTTACGATTTAACCCTTTCAGGTACAAGTATCCAATTTAACTATAACGACGGAGGTACTATTTCAGCATCTGGATTATCGGATACACGTTGGTACCATATTGCAGTAACCTATAACGGTTCCATATATAAACTATATATAGATGGAGTTGAAAAAGCAACAGCTGCTGGTAATGGCGTACAAACTAATTCAGGTCTCGCTCTTTTAGGTGCAAAGCAAACCGCAACACTGCCTAACAATTTTTACAATGGATGGTTAGACGAACTACGTATTTGGAACAAAGCACTTAGTGTAGACCAAATACGAGAAATGATGAATCAGGAAATTCAAGATAACTCTGGTAAAGTTCGTGGCGTAGTAATACCAGAAAACATTTCTGGTGATTTAAATTGGAATTCTAATTTAGTAGATTACTATCAAATGGGTAGTAGTGTACAAAATGGAATTTTAACCTCTGCCAAAGGCTCAACTACAGGAGTGTTAAGAAATATGACAGATATACAACAAGAAACTGCACCTCTACCTTATAATACTTTCGCTTCTGGAAATTGGGATACCGAAAGCACATGGGCTAATGGTGCTGTTAATCAATTACCTAATAGTACAGATATAGATTGGAATATTGTAAAAATCAATCATAATGTTAATATTTCTTCTGAAAGAGAAACTACAGTATTAGGTTTAATTGTAGAAGACAATACTTTAACAGTTCTAGACGAAACACCACTTTACGTTTCCAAATACCTTAAGTTAGATGGAACACTTAAATTAGATGGAGAAGCTCAGTTATTACAACCAGAAGGAAGTTTGGTAGATTATACTGGAGCGGGAGGATTACTTAGGGACCAGAAAGGAACAAAAAATGTTTATAATTATAATTACTGGGCATCTCCTGTTAGTACAGCTGGTAATGTAAATAGTAGAACTTATTCATTACAGGACATATTACACGTTGGTTCAACACCTGTGGGTTGGACAGCCGATTTTAATGGTGCAGCTGGAAATCCTCCTTCTATAAGTACTCGTTGGCTATATACATTTTATGATGCGATTGCCAATATGAATAGTTGGAACAAGATTACTCAAAACGAAGAAATACCTGTTGGATCTGGATTCATTATGAAAGGTACTTCTGCTGATAGTTACACTTTTATTGGTCAACCGAATAATGGCGATTATTTAGCTTCTGTAACTGCGGGTAATGATGCTTTGGTAGGCAATCCCTACCCTTCTGCTATCGATGCAAACACCTTTATTACAGATAATGAAACTATATTAAATGACGGTGGTAATAATGGGGAAATTAGGTATTGGAAGCAAGCTTCAACAAACAACTCACATGTAACTAAAGAATATCTAGGTGGTTACGCATCTTATAATCTAACTGGAGGCACCCCAGGCGTAGCACCTGAAGGCATTGCAGGATCTGGAGACGCATCCGAGTTTGTTCCTGGACGTTATGTTCCTGTAGCTCAAGGATTTTTTATAACTGCTGGACAAAGTGGAAATGTTATATTTAATAATGGACAACGTATCTTTAAAACACAAACAGATGGGGTAACTTTCTCTCGTAGCGTAAGCACTTCCTCGAATGAAGATAATGAGGTACAACGTTTACGACTAAGTTTTAAAAATCCAGACAATGCCATTAGACAATTATTATTAGGGTTTACACCAGATAATGCGGCAACAGATGGGATCGATTTTGGTTACGATGCTACTAATTTTCAAAATCTGCCAAATGATATGCTATTCTTAATTAATAATAAAACATATATTATTCAAGGAGTTGGTGCATTCGACGAGAGCAAGCAATATCCTTTAGCCGTACTAATGGGTAAAGATGGAAATATTGAAATTAGTTTAAAGGAGTTAGAAAATTTTGATACCCCTATAGATGTTTATATTTATGATAGTTATTCAGATACTTATACACAGATAAACAACTCAAAATATAAGACACACTTAGATAAAGGTGATTATATGGACCGTTATTTCTTAGCGTTTAAAGATGAAAATAAACTAGATATAGTCGAAAACGAATTCAACAGTATTAAGATTAATTATCTAAACCAAACAAATGAAATTCATATTAAAACACCAGATTATACAGAAATCAAACAAGTATATTTAGTTAATATACTTGGTCAAACAGTTCAAACTTGGAATGCTACAAACGCACCATTATCACAAAATTGTAAAATCCCTGTTAGAAGAGTATCTGAAGGAAATTACATAATAAAAGTAGAAACTACTAACGGTGTGAAATCCAATAAAATTAGTATAAAATACTAA
- a CDS encoding tetratricopeptide repeat protein: MSRFKHHLRLLQFLLFCLLISFQLSGQSTKDSLNALYLGYAVNPQNPSDLSEAHSFFKSQYEINVEEKKYKEAIFNLRLLAITERNLGLFVDSENTAVLGLKILDSLPGSVWAKDGKIGLLNHLGTLNKTWYNYKDALKYYDKILSLDPTIDQQEAVFINKGNVYKEMKDYKKSEAEFLNIFQLETTSNLPDRQAKALDNLGVVQAKMNNKEGLEKMMSALRMRENENDRYGMFISNVHLAEYYKENSDKERAIHYADRAYELAEKLIV; the protein is encoded by the coding sequence ATGAGTCGTTTTAAGCACCACTTAAGGTTGCTACAATTTCTTTTGTTTTGTCTCTTAATTTCGTTTCAATTATCGGGGCAATCAACTAAAGACTCTTTAAACGCGTTGTATCTTGGTTACGCTGTAAATCCTCAAAATCCATCAGATTTATCGGAAGCTCATTCCTTTTTTAAATCTCAGTATGAAATAAATGTAGAAGAGAAAAAGTACAAAGAAGCCATATTTAATTTACGGTTACTAGCCATAACAGAACGTAATTTAGGTTTGTTTGTCGATAGTGAAAACACAGCAGTTTTAGGTCTAAAAATTTTAGATTCTTTGCCAGGATCTGTTTGGGCAAAAGACGGGAAAATAGGTTTGTTAAATCATTTAGGTACCCTAAATAAAACGTGGTATAATTACAAGGATGCTTTGAAATATTACGATAAAATTTTAAGCTTAGATCCTACCATAGACCAGCAAGAAGCTGTATTTATAAATAAGGGAAATGTGTATAAAGAAATGAAGGATTACAAAAAATCTGAAGCCGAATTTCTTAACATTTTTCAATTAGAAACAACGTCAAATTTGCCAGATAGACAGGCGAAGGCCTTAGATAATTTAGGTGTTGTTCAGGCAAAAATGAATAATAAAGAAGGTCTGGAAAAAATGATGAGCGCCTTGCGTATGAGGGAAAATGAAAACGATAGGTATGGCATGTTTATTAGTAATGTGCATTTAGCAGAATATTATAAAGAAAATTCAGATAAGGAACGCGCAATTCACTATGCAGATAGAGCATATGAATTAGCCGAAAAATTAATAGTGTAA